The DNA window TCGCTGATCAGCACGGGTTCAAGGCCATTTGGGTACCTGAGCGGCACTTCCATCATTTCGGCGACCAGTTCCCGAATCCTTCTGTAGCCGCAGCGGCCGTGTCAACGATCACACAGAACATAAAGATCCGTTCAGGCAGTGTGGTATTGCCACTGCATGATCCTGTACGTGTAGCCGAAGAATGGTCTATGATCGACAACCTTTCCTCCGGCAGGGTGGAACTGTCTATCGCTTCCGGGTGGCATCCAAATGATTTTGTGCTGGCTCCCGGTGAATACCAGGACCGCCACCGATCTATGCGCGATAAGATCGTTACGCTGAAAGACCTCTGGGAAGGTAAATCGCTGACCCGTAAAAACGGTGTCGGTAAAGACTTTGAGTTCACCATCCACCCGCGGCCCGTTCAAAGCAGGCTACCCTTATGGATTACAGCGGCAGGCAGCATTGATACTTTCAAATATGCCGGATCCATCGGCGCAAATATATTGACGCACCTGCTGGGACAGAGTATCGAAGAGCTGGGCGAAAAAGTGAAGATATACCGGCAGACGCTCCTGGAGCACGGTTTTGATCCGCAGCAGGGCAAAGTGGCGCTGATGGTGCATTCCTTTGTGAATAATAACCCGGAACTGGTACGGAAAGTAGTGGAAGCTCCTTTTAAGAATTATCTGAAAACGTCTCTCAACCTGCTGAAACCAATGGCCGAGGAGAAAGGACTGGATGTGGAGAAAGATGTGGATGCGCTGCTGGAAATGGGTTTCAGAAGGTTTTACAATACAGGCAGTCTGTTTGGTACGCCTGAGTCATGCCTCGAAATCATCAATAGAATTTATGAAGCTGACATCAATGAAGTTGCCTGCCTCATTGATTTTGGAGTGGATGAAGACCTGGTGGCTGCCAGTCTTCCCGACCTGCATAAACTGAAGGAAATGGTAAGAAGGGCCAGGGAGCAGGCCGGTTTCATCACCGCGCGTATGGAGCGCCTTACAGCGGAAGAAGAGACTGGTGCATTGATAGCGCGCCACGGTGTGACACATATGCAATCCACGCCTTCGTTCTATGAAGAGCTGCTGCAGCAGCCGGGAGGAAAAGCCGCGTTGCAACAGATCAGGACATTACTGGTAGGCGGAGAACCACTGAAAAGATCACTGGCAGAAAACCTCTTTGAAACAAGGCAAAGAGAGATATATAACATGTACGGGCCTACGGAGACTACCATATGGTCATCTGTAAAAACGGTTATCTCCGCTCAGGATATCACCATCGGCACACCCATTGCCAATACCGGCATTTATGTGCTGGACCATCTTCATCAGCTGTGCCCCGTGGGCGTGGCAGGAGAGCTTTGTATTGGCGGCGACGGCGTGGCGACAGGCTACCTGCATGAAGAATCGTTAACCGCAGTAAGGTTCATTGAACATCGGTTTGATCAGTATCTCAGGATATATAAAACCGGCGATCTCGCACGGTGGTTACCCAATGGAGAGCTGGAATGCCTGGGACGCCTGGACAGACAGGTGAAAATCAGGGGATACCGTATAGAGCTGGAAGAAATAGAGAACGTGATAGCGTCGAACCCGGATGTAACGCAATGTGTGGTGGCGTCCATACAGAAGAACAACCAGCCCCTGCTGACGGCCTACGTAAAAGCACATCATGCCGTGGATGGCGCTGCCATCAAGGACTGGCTGAGATTGAGATTGCCACATTATATGATCCCGCAGCATGTAATGATCGTCGATGATTTCCCCTATACGCCCAATGGAAAAATAGATCATAAGAAACTGCCGCATCCCGGAGACGAGCATATCGTTGCTGCAAAATTTGTGGCGCCCGCCACAGAGCTGGAGAAGAAGCTGGCGAAGATCTGGAGCGAATTCCTGAAAGTGGAGGCTGTAAGCGTAGAAGACAACTTCTTCGAGATTGGAGGCAACTCCATGAGAGCGTTCCAGCTGCTTTCCATCATCAACACTTCGCTGAACACCGATATGAAGATCATCGCTTTCTTCCAGTACCCGACAGTCAGAACGCTGGCAGAACATTTAAGTCCGAAGAATACCCGGAAGGAAATACAGGTGGAGGAAAATGAAATGGAAGACGTGGACGACCTCATACACTTCATGGGTAACATGGAGCACTAAACGAAAACAGAATTCAATCAAGCAGACCAAAGTCAAACTGATGAAGAAGGACATTGCAATTATAGGCTTAGCAGGTAAGTTCCCGAAATCAGACAACATTGAAGTGTTGTGGAAGAACCTGGTGGAGGAAAAAGAACTGATCCATTTTTTCACTGATGAGGAACTGGAAGAAAAAGGTATTGCCCGGAAAGACATAGCGCGTGCGAATTACGTGAAGGCAGCCTCTTTTATACAGACAACAGATGAATTTGACTATCCTTTTTTTAAATACACCATTCATGAGGCCAGGGTAATGAACCCGCAAACCCGCATGATGCACCAGCTGGTATGGGAAGCCCTGGAAGACGCCGCCTGCAATGTAGACACCTATAACCGGAAGGTAGGCATCTTCGTGGGAGCCAACAAAGATCTGAACTGGAGCATGTACTCCCTGCTAAATAAAAGCGAACATGTGGATGAGCTGACACGCAGCAAATTATCCAACCCCAATTTCATGGCTTCACAGATCGCGTATAAGCTGAATTTCAGGGGACCTTGTTATTTCCTCGACACTGCCTGTTCCACATCGTTGAGTACCGCACATCTCGCCTGCAGAAGTTTGCTGCTGAATGAATGTGGCATCGCGGTGGTGGGCGGCATCCGGCTGCTGTCGATGGAAAACACGGGTTACCTTTATCAGCAGGGCTCTATCATGTCCGCCGACGGGCATAACCGGAGCTTCGATAACAACTCTTCCGGCACCATCAATTGCGACGGGGCTGGTGTTGTGATACTGAAAAGACTGGAAGAGGCCATCGCCGACAAAGATCATATCTATGCCGTTATCAAAGGTTCCGCGATGAACAACGACGGCAACGCCAAAGCCGGCTACACCATGCCCGGCGTGGAAGGCCAGGCAGAGTGCATCCGGATCGCACATAAAATAGCAGGCGTGGCGCCGGCACATATCTCTTACGTGGAAACGCACGGCACCGGCACCATCATCGGCGATCCCATCGAGATAACCGCATTAAACAAAGCATTCAATAACGATACACAACACCGTTGCGCCATCGGTTCCATCAAATCAAATATGGGCCATGCCGATGAAGCCGCCGGTATAGCCGGGTTGATCAAAACGGCGCTGGCATTGAAACATAAGACCATCCCAGCAAGCCTGCATTATAAAACACCCAATAAAACAGTGCCTTTCCAGGAAGGACCGTTTTATGTCAACAATGCCACCCGGTCATGGGAGCATCCGGAAGGCGCGCTGCGCACCGCCGGCGTCAGCTCGCTGGGCATAGGCGGCACCAACGTGCATATGATCCTTCAGGAAGCCCCTGTTCTGCAACACAGGCCTGTCGCTGCAAGGCATTATCTGATCCGGTATTCGGCCAACACCGAAACGGCACTGGAGAGATACGAAGCGAAGCTTCTGCACTTCCTGGAAAAAAGTAAAGACATAGATCCCGCTGATCTGGCCTACACCTTACAGGCGGGAAGAAAGCGTTTTGATTGTGGTCGTTTTATCGTGGCGGCAAGCAGGGAAGAGCTGATCGATATGCTCCGTGGCGGTAGGCTGAAAACACAGCCTGTCAGGCCCAAACAGCATATCACGTTTATGTTCTCCGGGCAGGGAAGCCAGTATGTAAACATGGGCCGTTATCTCTATGAAACGTTCCCGGCCTTCAAAACCATACTGGATGAAGGTTTTGAAAGGCTTCAACAGATAAGGGGCGTCGATTACCGCAAAGCCCTGTTCACAGAAGGAAGCGATGAAATATACAATACGCTGTACACACAGCCCGTATTGTTCCTGTTCGAATATGCGCTGGCGCGGCTGCTGATGACCTGGGGTATACAGCCTGATTACATGATCGGGCACAGTCTGGGAGAATATGTGGCTGCTACTGTCAGCGGTGTGTTCACACTGGAAGACGCCCTGAGAGTGGTAAGCAGGCGCGCTGAACTGATGGCGGGCGTGGAAGCAGGTGATATGATCAGTGTATTGCTGCCCATTGATAAAATTGACGAAAAACTGCTCAGAGATGTGTCTGTGGCGGCTGTGAATGCACCGGATAGCTTTGTGCTCTCAGGTACTAAACCAGCCATCGCTGGCGTGAAAGAACAACTGAAGGCTGCCGATATTCCCTTTACAGAACTGAAAACGTCTCACGCCTTTCATTCCACTATGATGGAACAGATCATTGCGGACTTTGAAAAGGAGTTGGGTGGCGTTGCATTTGGTAAGCCCTCCATTCCTTTTATCTCCAATGTTACAGGCGATTACATCACTGCAGAGCAGTCCTCTTCTCCGGCTTACTGGGCAAAGCATATACTGGCCACAGTACTGTTTGAAAAAGGCATCCGCAGGCTGATGGAAAATGATCATACGCTGTTCATAGAAGTAGGGCCGGGAAATACCCTAACCTCTTTCTTCCGTAAATGCAAAAGTCCCGATCAGCATAATGCGGTGGTCAATACTATCCGTCATCCGCGTGAGCAGGCAGATGATAGTTCTTATCTCGCCTCCTTTCTCGGGAATATCTGGATCAATGGTGTAGATATAGACTGGGAACAGTTTTACGGAGCAGCCAGGCCACGCAGGATACCAGTGCCTGGTTATGCTTTTGAGCCGTATAAAGTACCATCGAGAGTAGCACTGGAAGGACAGCTGCCGGGTCGTGCCGCGGCCATAACAGAGGAAGCGCCTGTTGCAGATGTGGAAATGAACCGGAATAATCTCACCACTACCTATAAAGGAGCCGGCAATGAAACAGAGCAGCAGATCATGCAGCTGTTTGAATCGCTGTTTGGCATACAGGGTGTAGGTGTAGATGATGATTTCTTCGAACTGGGTGGCGATTCACTGAAAGCACTGGTGCTGGTGAACAGGATGAAGAAAGAGACAGGTGCCGAGATCACTATTTCCGAGCTGTTCACCTCCAAGACACCAGCTACGATTGCACTGCTGGTGGCAGAGAAAAAAGAAGAACGTATATCCGTTGACGGTATATCGGCCATTCCTCCCATTGCTCTTTCTGAAAACGGTTATGCGCTTTCGTCTTCCCAGCAACGCCTATGGATACTGAACCAGTTTGAAGAAGGGCTGGCGTCTTATAATATCACACACCAGGTGGAGCTGAACGGCGATTATGATATAAGGCTTTTCAAGATGGCAGTGTATACGGTGCTGGAACGCCATGAAATATTGAGAACAGTATTCCGGAAGAACAATGAGGGTGAAGTGCGCCAGTGGATACTGACGATGGACGAACTGGACTTTGCCATAGACCACCAGGATTTCAGCGCCGTGGCAGATCCCCGTGCGGCGGTAACTGCTTATATCCGTAAGGACGCGGTACAGTTCTTCAACCTGGAGAATGGGCCACTGCTGAGAGCCGCCTTATTACAAACGGCTCCGGGTCAGTATGTGTTCTATTACAATATGCACCACATCATTAGTGATGGATGGTCCATGGGTGTGCTCTACAGCGACGTGGCGGCCAGCTATCAGTCTTTTGTGACCGATACGCCGGTGAGCCTTACACCTTTACCGATACAGTACAAAGACTATGCAGCCTGGCAGCTGCAGGAGCTGAGCAACACGGCCAACGCTGTTCACCGTGAATACTGGTTGTCTGCATTATCAGGAGAACTTCCGGTGATAGACCTGCCCTCCGGCAAACAGCGCCCGCCGGTGAAAACACAACACGGCCATACGCTGGAAGCATTTCTGCCCGCACCGCTGACTCAACAGCTGAAAACATTCACCAAAGACCACGAAGGCAGCCTGTTCATCACGCTGCTGTCGCTGTGGCAGGTACTTATATACCGTTATACCGGCCAGGAAGACCTGATCATCGGCTCTCCGGTAGCAGGCAGGGACCATGCGGACCTGGAAAACCAGATAGGCTTCTTCGTGAACACAGTAGTGTTCAGGAATAGGGTGAAACCGGGAGAAGATTTTCTGCATCATTTCCAACAGGTGAAAGCAAATGCGCTGGAAGCCTATTCACACCAGATGTATCCTTTCGACCGGCTGCTGGAAGACCTGAACCCCAGGCGCAATGTGAGCAGGAGCGCCATCTTTGATATGATGCTGGCATTGCAGAACACCGGAAAGAAAATAACAACGATAAATGCCGAAATCATACCCGAACGCATATACGACAAAGGCCCGCAACTGACGAAGTTTGATATGGAGATCAACTTCACCGAGATAGGCGACCATTTGTCATTCAATGTTAATTTCAACACGGACGTGTATGATCAGGAAATGGTAGGCTCACTGATGCAGCATTTCATGCGGCTGGCGGCGGCAGTCATGGAAGATGCCTCCCGGTCATTACAATCAGTCAGTTTCCTGGCTCCTGCTGAGTTCAGCAAACTGGATGCATTTAACAACACCAGTATTGTGTACGGGGAAAGCGGCACTGTGATAGACCTGTTCAGACAACAGGCTGCGCTTACTCCCGATGCAACAGCTGTTGTATTTGAAGACAGTGCGCTTACATACCGGCAGCTCAACGCCGTATCTGACCAGCTGGCCCATTATCTTACTGCACAGCACAACATTACATTGCATGATCTTGTGGGTATCAGGCTGTATCGCAGTGAATGGATGCTTATAGCAATACTTGGCGTCCTGAAGGCAGGAGGGGCATATGTACCCATTGATCCGGCCTACCCGCAGGAGCGGCTGGACTACATCAGAAACGACAGCGCTTATAAAGTATGTATAGATCAGAACCTGCTTGATGATTTCAGGGCTGCACAGCATCATTATACTAAGCCTTTTGTGATAACGTTGTCACCGGAAGACTATGCCTACGCCATCTATACCTCCGGTTCCACCGGCATGCCCAAGGGTGTTCTCAATCACCATGCGGGATTGCGCAACAGGCTGCTCTGGATGAAACATTATCTGCAGGCAGACAGCAGCTCTGTGATACTGCAGAAAACGCCTTACACGTTTGATGTGTCAGTGTGGGAACTGCTGCTGCCTGTTATCTGCGGCGCACAGCTGATATTTGCAGTGCCGGAGGGGCATAAAGATCCGTTCTACCTGCAACGCCTCATCGATGAAAGGCAGGTGACCATCATTCATTTCGTTCCTTCCATGTTGCAGATATTCCTGCATAGCATAGCCGGCGCGGCCGGCAACAGCCTGAAACATGTGGTGTGCAGCGGCGAAGCCCTGCCGGCGACCGTAGTGAACGCATTCAAAAAGAAAATCAATTGCCGCCTGCATAACCTATACGGCCCTACGGAGGCAGCGATCGACGTGACAGCGATCGACCTGACGGAGATGAATACTACCCTGCAGGGTGTATCTATAGGGTACCCCATCGCCAACTGCAGCATTTACATCGTGAACGAGGCTATGGCACTGCAACCTGTAGGCATTGCCGGCGAATTGCTGATTGGAGGCGTGCAGGTGGCCTATAAATACCTCAATAAGCCGGAGCTGAGCAGTGAGAAATTTATTGAAAGTCCGTTCAAAAAAGGGGAACGCTTATATAAGACCGGCGACCTCGCCAAATGGAACAATGATGGCAGCATCGCTTATCTGGGCAGGAGAGACGGACAGGTGAAGATACGCGGCCATAGGATAGAGCTGGGTGCTATTACCGCGCAGCTGTTGCTGAAGCCGGATATAAAGGAAGCCGTTGTCAGCGTGCATAGGAAGGCAGACCTCGAACATGAGCTGGTGGCTTACGTAGTGTCTGATGAGCCACAGGATACGTCCACATTACGCAAATACCTGGCCGGTAAGGTACCTGATTACGAGATCCCTGCATACTTCGTTCAGCTGGAAGCCCTGCCACTATCGGCCAATGGGAAGATAGATGAAAAAGCATTGCCAGGCCCCGGCTCCAATACCCTGACCGTCAACACGGCCTATGTGGCTCCGCGCAATGAGAAAGAGCAATTGCTCATTGAAATTTTCGCCCGGGAGCTGGGCAGGGAACCGTCTGAGATAGGCATTAATGACAACTTCTTTGACCTCGGCGCCAATTCCATAAAACTGATCAGGATACTGAATGAGATCAGGAATGAATTTAAAGTGGATATAAAGCCCATCATGCTTTTCCAGTACACCAACATACAAGACCTGGTGAACGCATTTGCAGCAGCGCCTGATGAGGAGCCGGAAGAAGAGAACCTTCAGATCTCAGCAGAGATGGACGATATGATCGAATCATTTTAATTTTTTTTCATGAACACAGAAATAAAACAGGCAGCGAGGAAAAAAGATATTGCCATCATCGGGCTGGCAGGCAGGTTCCCGCAATCTGAACATATACAGGCTTTCTGGAAGAACCTGACAGAAGGGAAGGAGCTGGTACGGTTTTTCACACCGGAAGAGCTGTTACAGAAAGGCATTGATAAAAGCGTGATTGATGATAAAAGCTTTATTCCCTGCAGTGCTTCGCTCGACAATGCCGAAAGCTTTGATTATTCATTCTTTGGATATACCCTTGAAGAAGCGTCCCTGATGGACCCCCAGATAAGGGTTATGCATGAGCAGGTATGGGCCGCGCTGGATGATGCCGGCTATACGAAACATATCGATCGCGAAACCATCGGGTTGTTCCTGGCCGCATCCGATAATCTCAACTGGCGGGCTTACGCCATGATGAACCCCAGTGAAAAAGTAACTCCGTTCATTGCAGCAAGGATGGCCAACAGGGATTTCATCAGCACGATGATTGCCTATAAGCTGGGACTGAAAGGCCCGGCCTATCATATCGACACAGCCTGTTCCGGTGCACTGAGTGCCGTGCATCTGGCTTGCAGAAGCCTGTTGCTGAAAGAATGTTCTTTGTCTGTAGCAGGAGGTGTCAGTATCTATACGCAGGACACCGGAGGATATTTTTATAAAGAAGGGATGATCGCCTCCAAAGACGGGCATTGCCGGGCTTTTGACGAACAGGCCTCCGGAACCATCTGGGGCGAGGGCGCGGCCGCAGTAGTGCTGAAACGCTACGACGACGCTGTGCGCGATGGTGATCATATCTATGCCGTAATCCGCTCTTCCGCTACCAACAATGACGGGAAAAGAAAAGTAGGCTATACGGCCCCCAGTGTAGAGGGGCAGGCAGAATGTATCCGGCTCGCGCACAGGATCGCGGATGTGACGCCCGCATCCATCGGCTATGTGGAAGCACATGGCACCGGCACCCGTCTGGGAGATCCGATTGAAATTGAAGCGCTGAACAAGGCCTTTAATTTTGATACCACTTACAGCTGCGCGATCGGCTCGGTGAAAACGAACATGGGGCATCTCGACGCAGCGGCAGGAGTAACAGGGCTCATCAAAGCAAGCCTCTCGCTCAAACACAGGACGCTCGTGCCTTCGCTGCATTTTACCAAACCCAACCCGGAGATTAGTTTCCAGGCAGGCCCCTTTTATGTGAACACCCAGTTTAAAAAATGGGAGCCGCTGAATGGTACGCCATTGCGGGCAGGGGTCAGCAGCTTCGGCATCGGCGGTACCAATGTGCATGTAGTGCTGGAAGAAGCGCCAGTCCTGGTTTCTGGCGGAGATACAAAGCCGTTCTATCCGCTGTTATATTCCGGAAAAACAAAGACATCTCTCAAAAACTATAAACAAAAACTGCGGGAATTTTTACCGCTGCAACAGGAAGGCCTGCCAGACCTGAGTTACACCAGCGCCGTAAAAAGAATGCATCACAAATACCGTGATGCAGTGATCGCAACAGATGTTGAAGACATCCTCAGCAAACTGTCCCGGGATGATTCCTCCCGCCAGTCAGACAAAACGCTGTATCCCGCTAAGGATGTGGTGTTCATGTTCCCTGGTCAGGGCTCGCAGTATTTCGGGATGGCACAGGAACTGTATCGACATCAACCAGTCTTCAGCTCCTGGATGGATAAAGGGCTGCAGACGCTTCAGGAGTTGTCCGGCATCAGCTTCCGGGAGATCATCGGCTATGCCCCCGGTGATAATGCGGATCAGCAGCAGATCAACAACACGCTTTATACGCAACCGTTGCTGTTCCTCGTGGAATATGCTATGGCGCAGACCCTGATCCATATGGGCGTGAAGCCTGCCAGTATGATAGGTCACAGCCTGGGCGAATATGTGGCGGCATGCCTCAGCGGTGTGTTCTCCTTTGAAGACGGTCTGAAGATCATCTGGGAAAGGGCAAGGTTGATGAACAGCCTCCCTGGCGGATCTATGCTGGCGGTAAATGCCGGCCGGGAGGAAGTCAGTCCGCTGCTGACAAATAATATATCCGTTGCCGTTATTAATACCAAAGATACCTGTGTGGTGGCCGGTAACACAGAAGAGATAGATGCACTGGCCATGCAGCTAACCGCGCAGGGAATCGTCTGCACCCGGCTCAGGACTTCCCATGCATTTCACTCCCGCATGATGGACGGCATCCTGCCTGCATTTGAACAGCTGTTGTCCGGCATAAGTCTCTCGGCACCACAGATACCTTTCATCTCCAACCGGAGCGGCAAAGCCATCACTGCTGAAGAAGCGGTGTCGCCTGCATACTGGGTGACGCACCTGCGCGAAGCTGTATTGTTTTCAGCAGGTCTGCAATCGTTGCTGCATGAGGCCAAAGATAGTACCATATTCGTAGAGGTGGGCCCTGGTAAAACGCTCACCGGTTTTTTAAAACAGCAGGAAAATTATGATGCAGGCTGCCGTGTTTTTTCAACCGTAAGGCCAGCGAGAGAACATGCCCATGACTATGGATATTTCCTGAATACGCTGGCCGATCTGTGGAAGAATGGTCT is part of the Chitinophaga flava genome and encodes:
- a CDS encoding non-ribosomal peptide synthetase/type I polyketide synthase, encoding MKKDIAIIGLAGKFPKSDNIEVLWKNLVEEKELIHFFTDEELEEKGIARKDIARANYVKAASFIQTTDEFDYPFFKYTIHEARVMNPQTRMMHQLVWEALEDAACNVDTYNRKVGIFVGANKDLNWSMYSLLNKSEHVDELTRSKLSNPNFMASQIAYKLNFRGPCYFLDTACSTSLSTAHLACRSLLLNECGIAVVGGIRLLSMENTGYLYQQGSIMSADGHNRSFDNNSSGTINCDGAGVVILKRLEEAIADKDHIYAVIKGSAMNNDGNAKAGYTMPGVEGQAECIRIAHKIAGVAPAHISYVETHGTGTIIGDPIEITALNKAFNNDTQHRCAIGSIKSNMGHADEAAGIAGLIKTALALKHKTIPASLHYKTPNKTVPFQEGPFYVNNATRSWEHPEGALRTAGVSSLGIGGTNVHMILQEAPVLQHRPVAARHYLIRYSANTETALERYEAKLLHFLEKSKDIDPADLAYTLQAGRKRFDCGRFIVAASREELIDMLRGGRLKTQPVRPKQHITFMFSGQGSQYVNMGRYLYETFPAFKTILDEGFERLQQIRGVDYRKALFTEGSDEIYNTLYTQPVLFLFEYALARLLMTWGIQPDYMIGHSLGEYVAATVSGVFTLEDALRVVSRRAELMAGVEAGDMISVLLPIDKIDEKLLRDVSVAAVNAPDSFVLSGTKPAIAGVKEQLKAADIPFTELKTSHAFHSTMMEQIIADFEKELGGVAFGKPSIPFISNVTGDYITAEQSSSPAYWAKHILATVLFEKGIRRLMENDHTLFIEVGPGNTLTSFFRKCKSPDQHNAVVNTIRHPREQADDSSYLASFLGNIWINGVDIDWEQFYGAARPRRIPVPGYAFEPYKVPSRVALEGQLPGRAAAITEEAPVADVEMNRNNLTTTYKGAGNETEQQIMQLFESLFGIQGVGVDDDFFELGGDSLKALVLVNRMKKETGAEITISELFTSKTPATIALLVAEKKEERISVDGISAIPPIALSENGYALSSSQQRLWILNQFEEGLASYNITHQVELNGDYDIRLFKMAVYTVLERHEILRTVFRKNNEGEVRQWILTMDELDFAIDHQDFSAVADPRAAVTAYIRKDAVQFFNLENGPLLRAALLQTAPGQYVFYYNMHHIISDGWSMGVLYSDVAASYQSFVTDTPVSLTPLPIQYKDYAAWQLQELSNTANAVHREYWLSALSGELPVIDLPSGKQRPPVKTQHGHTLEAFLPAPLTQQLKTFTKDHEGSLFITLLSLWQVLIYRYTGQEDLIIGSPVAGRDHADLENQIGFFVNTVVFRNRVKPGEDFLHHFQQVKANALEAYSHQMYPFDRLLEDLNPRRNVSRSAIFDMMLALQNTGKKITTINAEIIPERIYDKGPQLTKFDMEINFTEIGDHLSFNVNFNTDVYDQEMVGSLMQHFMRLAAAVMEDASRSLQSVSFLAPAEFSKLDAFNNTSIVYGESGTVIDLFRQQAALTPDATAVVFEDSALTYRQLNAVSDQLAHYLTAQHNITLHDLVGIRLYRSEWMLIAILGVLKAGGAYVPIDPAYPQERLDYIRNDSAYKVCIDQNLLDDFRAAQHHYTKPFVITLSPEDYAYAIYTSGSTGMPKGVLNHHAGLRNRLLWMKHYLQADSSSVILQKTPYTFDVSVWELLLPVICGAQLIFAVPEGHKDPFYLQRLIDERQVTIIHFVPSMLQIFLHSIAGAAGNSLKHVVCSGEALPATVVNAFKKKINCRLHNLYGPTEAAIDVTAIDLTEMNTTLQGVSIGYPIANCSIYIVNEAMALQPVGIAGELLIGGVQVAYKYLNKPELSSEKFIESPFKKGERLYKTGDLAKWNNDGSIAYLGRRDGQVKIRGHRIELGAITAQLLLKPDIKEAVVSVHRKADLEHELVAYVVSDEPQDTSTLRKYLAGKVPDYEIPAYFVQLEALPLSANGKIDEKALPGPGSNTLTVNTAYVAPRNEKEQLLIEIFARELGREPSEIGINDNFFDLGANSIKLIRILNEIRNEFKVDIKPIMLFQYTNIQDLVNAFAAAPDEEPEEENLQISAEMDDMIESF
- a CDS encoding type I polyketide synthase, with protein sequence MNTEIKQAARKKDIAIIGLAGRFPQSEHIQAFWKNLTEGKELVRFFTPEELLQKGIDKSVIDDKSFIPCSASLDNAESFDYSFFGYTLEEASLMDPQIRVMHEQVWAALDDAGYTKHIDRETIGLFLAASDNLNWRAYAMMNPSEKVTPFIAARMANRDFISTMIAYKLGLKGPAYHIDTACSGALSAVHLACRSLLLKECSLSVAGGVSIYTQDTGGYFYKEGMIASKDGHCRAFDEQASGTIWGEGAAAVVLKRYDDAVRDGDHIYAVIRSSATNNDGKRKVGYTAPSVEGQAECIRLAHRIADVTPASIGYVEAHGTGTRLGDPIEIEALNKAFNFDTTYSCAIGSVKTNMGHLDAAAGVTGLIKASLSLKHRTLVPSLHFTKPNPEISFQAGPFYVNTQFKKWEPLNGTPLRAGVSSFGIGGTNVHVVLEEAPVLVSGGDTKPFYPLLYSGKTKTSLKNYKQKLREFLPLQQEGLPDLSYTSAVKRMHHKYRDAVIATDVEDILSKLSRDDSSRQSDKTLYPAKDVVFMFPGQGSQYFGMAQELYRHQPVFSSWMDKGLQTLQELSGISFREIIGYAPGDNADQQQINNTLYTQPLLFLVEYAMAQTLIHMGVKPASMIGHSLGEYVAACLSGVFSFEDGLKIIWERARLMNSLPGGSMLAVNAGREEVSPLLTNNISVAVINTKDTCVVAGNTEEIDALAMQLTAQGIVCTRLRTSHAFHSRMMDGILPAFEQLLSGISLSAPQIPFISNRSGKAITAEEAVSPAYWVTHLREAVLFSAGLQSLLHEAKDSTIFVEVGPGKTLTGFLKQQENYDAGCRVFSTVRPAREHAHDYGYFLNTLADLWKNGLSVDWEQLYVSENRKKVPVLTYAFDRTALPLKVKPFEQLKQLKNGTPSLPVVQNPIQQPAGSEYDEQPERPELSVSYQPPENEVQRKLCEIWQSFLGFGQIGIYDNFFELGGDSLRAMSLLSRIQKEFNVVVNLQDFYTNANIKDISTEIDIALKLSSIKKESANRNKIKI